From Acidipropionibacterium acidipropionici, one genomic window encodes:
- a CDS encoding sensor histidine kinase → MLEVTIDEAARTAKIPHPVSLVVTSLAIIFVFDDLVTAIGEAHDLVSAANLARVLLCAAAAAVCCWFPRVSAVLMWLAIPAALIAKVLGFLPILGAVVCTVATATTSVLFLCLNGGVLLVGVIVISFKWPTTSGATFWAGALILAVSIALGLVIRALMRGSAERRRQEETIRQVREQAERARRDERLRLAHEMHDYVAHELTVTVAALAAARSDADASQHRSRADEEIFETVEKSSRQALEQLRHALMVLDDEAEPGVDATGSETALPNPSTTVSLPRLVEGAAQDLSVVGDRVQVSVAEGVGLDLGAEDLEMARRFLSEGVTNAVKHGGLGATALIRAAPIEEAVVVFVRRPRGMAANSPAAHRAIHPASTGRSR, encoded by the coding sequence ATGCTCGAGGTCACGATAGACGAGGCCGCCCGAACTGCCAAGATTCCTCATCCGGTGTCACTCGTCGTCACCTCACTCGCCATCATCTTCGTCTTCGACGACCTTGTCACAGCCATTGGTGAGGCGCACGACCTGGTATCGGCCGCGAATCTCGCCCGGGTCCTCCTGTGCGCCGCAGCCGCGGCAGTCTGCTGCTGGTTCCCACGAGTTTCTGCCGTGCTCATGTGGCTGGCCATCCCAGCCGCCCTGATTGCCAAGGTGCTCGGATTCCTTCCGATTCTTGGGGCTGTGGTGTGCACAGTTGCGACCGCCACGACGTCGGTCCTCTTTCTGTGCCTCAATGGCGGAGTCCTGCTCGTTGGGGTCATCGTGATCTCGTTCAAGTGGCCAACAACCTCAGGTGCAACGTTCTGGGCCGGTGCCCTGATCCTGGCCGTTTCGATCGCCTTGGGTCTCGTGATTCGCGCCCTCATGCGCGGCTCCGCCGAGCGTCGTCGTCAGGAGGAGACGATCAGGCAGGTCCGCGAGCAGGCCGAGCGCGCCCGCCGCGATGAACGGCTGCGTCTGGCCCACGAGATGCACGACTACGTCGCTCACGAGCTCACCGTCACGGTGGCCGCCCTGGCCGCCGCCCGCTCCGACGCCGATGCGTCACAGCACCGCTCCCGCGCCGACGAGGAGATCTTCGAGACGGTCGAGAAGTCCAGCCGTCAGGCCCTCGAACAGCTTCGTCACGCTCTGATGGTTCTCGACGACGAGGCCGAACCGGGCGTCGACGCCACCGGTTCCGAAACTGCACTCCCCAACCCGAGCACCACGGTCTCACTACCCCGTCTGGTCGAGGGGGCCGCACAGGACCTGAGCGTCGTCGGCGACCGGGTCCAGGTGTCCGTCGCCGAGGGGGTGGGCCTCGATCTGGGAGCCGAGGATCTCGAAATGGCGCGACGGTTCCTCAGCGAGGGGGTCACCAACGCCGTCAAGCACGGCGGCCTGGGGGCCACCGCTCTCATCCGGGCCGCGCCCATCGAGGAGGCGGTGGTGGTCTTCGTGAGGAGGCCGCGCGGCATGGCTGCGAACTCACCAGCGGCCCACCGGGCGATTCATCCCGCTTCGACTGGACGCTCTCGCTGA
- a CDS encoding ABC transporter permease, whose protein sequence is MSLKPTVHPAMSGVIFGVMSDTGEDTHQAISDDADVVHTPPQHKSAYRRWFSRLNPAVQLVLMQLWMPVFMCIMFIICYVGAFQHLAPHNVPVGVVGTASQAEQYQAVADKAEPGGFDFRVVHNAGAAEKEVRAGTLAIAYVADDNTIIVARAHQAQAATVIPAMVTPLLGARQAPAEKDVAPLPTGDMGMTPMYLMLAWCISGYLCAMFIGLMGGPLRRRTRFIIIGVVGVCLSFLASFLVSFVLGAIRGHFFQLWGLGFCWAVAIGIAVNGLSYFVGRFIAVPSMTIFIFLSIPSSGVAMPKWLVPPLFGWLNHVVVGSGITEMLKRLIYNVGPGYQRGWTMLVCYLVIGLVMTWFGRPYWEWRRVRQLLSGRTTMFRDAQRANGKRNDRENKQILAAFGLAERDDGAIIRIDPKAVRAQRRRTKQAGKQHASPDIPDDIYKPGSEGSRDLRWDARWDEHSGIMDTLENELNVAPRDDEDRQRRD, encoded by the coding sequence ATGAGTCTCAAGCCTACGGTGCACCCGGCGATGAGCGGCGTAATTTTCGGCGTCATGAGCGATACCGGCGAGGACACCCACCAGGCAATATCTGACGACGCCGACGTGGTGCACACCCCGCCTCAGCACAAGAGCGCCTACCGGCGGTGGTTCAGCCGGCTCAACCCCGCCGTCCAGCTGGTGCTCATGCAGCTGTGGATGCCGGTGTTCATGTGCATCATGTTCATCATCTGCTACGTCGGAGCGTTCCAGCATCTCGCGCCGCACAACGTCCCTGTCGGAGTGGTCGGCACGGCCTCTCAGGCCGAGCAGTACCAGGCCGTTGCGGACAAGGCCGAACCCGGCGGTTTCGACTTCCGTGTGGTGCACAACGCCGGGGCCGCTGAGAAGGAGGTCAGGGCGGGCACCCTTGCCATCGCATATGTGGCCGACGACAACACGATCATCGTGGCCAGGGCCCACCAGGCCCAGGCGGCGACCGTCATCCCCGCCATGGTGACCCCCCTTCTGGGTGCTCGACAAGCCCCCGCCGAGAAGGACGTCGCCCCTCTGCCGACCGGGGACATGGGCATGACGCCGATGTACCTCATGCTGGCCTGGTGCATCTCGGGTTACCTGTGCGCGATGTTCATCGGGCTGATGGGCGGGCCGCTGCGGCGACGCACCCGATTCATCATCATCGGCGTGGTCGGCGTCTGCCTCAGCTTCCTGGCGTCCTTCCTGGTCTCCTTCGTCCTCGGCGCCATCAGGGGGCACTTCTTCCAGCTGTGGGGGCTCGGCTTCTGCTGGGCGGTGGCGATCGGCATCGCGGTCAACGGCCTGTCCTACTTCGTCGGACGGTTCATCGCCGTGCCGTCAATGACGATCTTCATCTTCCTGTCCATCCCCTCGTCGGGGGTCGCGATGCCGAAGTGGCTCGTCCCGCCGCTGTTCGGCTGGCTCAACCATGTCGTCGTCGGATCCGGGATCACCGAGATGCTCAAGAGGCTGATCTACAACGTCGGGCCCGGATACCAGCGGGGCTGGACGATGCTGGTGTGCTACCTGGTGATCGGCCTGGTGATGACGTGGTTCGGCCGGCCCTACTGGGAGTGGCGGCGGGTGCGCCAGCTGCTGTCCGGGAGGACGACGATGTTCCGGGACGCCCAGCGCGCCAACGGCAAGCGCAACGATCGGGAGAACAAGCAGATCCTGGCCGCCTTCGGCCTGGCCGAGCGCGACGACGGCGCGATCATCCGGATCGATCCGAAGGCTGTCCGGGCCCAGCGGCGGCGCACGAAGCAGGCCGGGAAGCAGCACGCCTCGCCGGACATCCCCGATGACATCTACAAGCCGGGATCCGAAGGCTCGCGGGACCTGCGCTGGGACGCGCGATGGGACGAGCACAGCGGCATCATGGACACCCTCGAGAATGAGCTGAACGTCGCGCCGCGCGACGACGAGGACCGACAGCGACGGGACTGA
- a CDS encoding isochorismatase family protein: MTRALIVVDVQNDFCEGGALGVDGGAAVASGVDSLLDRNHGYDVVVATRDHHIDPGNHFSDHPDFIDSWPPHCVVGTPGQDLHPRLAGQSFDAVFDKGSYKAAYSGFEGTIGGDEDGTGLAEWLHDHGVDRVDVCGIATDFCVRATAVDSAAQGFATTVLGDLTAAVHPDAVAAVVDEFGDLGIDWVGGLPS, from the coding sequence ATGACCAGGGCACTGATAGTGGTCGACGTTCAGAACGACTTCTGCGAAGGAGGGGCCCTCGGCGTCGACGGCGGGGCCGCTGTCGCCTCCGGCGTCGACTCGCTGCTGGACCGGAATCACGGATACGACGTCGTCGTGGCCACCCGGGATCATCACATCGATCCCGGGAATCACTTCTCCGACCATCCTGATTTCATCGACAGCTGGCCGCCGCACTGCGTCGTCGGGACGCCAGGCCAGGACCTCCATCCGAGGCTGGCCGGGCAGAGCTTCGACGCCGTCTTCGACAAGGGCTCCTACAAGGCCGCCTACTCGGGCTTCGAAGGCACCATCGGCGGGGACGAGGACGGCACCGGCCTGGCCGAATGGTTGCACGACCACGGCGTCGACCGGGTCGACGTGTGCGGGATCGCCACCGACTTCTGCGTCCGCGCCACCGCGGTGGACTCCGCCGCACAGGGCTTCGCCACCACGGTGCTCGGCGATCTCACCGCCGCCGTCCATCCCGACGCCGTCGCCGCGGTCGTCGACGAGTTCGGCGACCTGGGGATCGACTGGGTCGGCGGCCTCCCGTCCTGA
- a CDS encoding methylated-DNA--[protein]-cysteine S-methyltransferase: MTITDEFPVAEPDLTQLRSRLAAEAGDLIDIAYRTLDSPVGDLLLAATRTGLVRVAFRSEGFDAVLEDLAERFGARVLEAPARLDAAAIQFHEYFRGDRRSFDLPLDRSLSIGFRGEVQEWLPHIGYGRTLSYKEVARRVGRPNAVRAVGTACAHNPLPVVVPCHRVLRSDGGLGGYLGGLEAKRTLLALEAA, translated from the coding sequence ATGACCATCACCGATGAATTCCCCGTCGCCGAGCCGGACCTCACCCAGCTGCGCTCCCGGCTGGCCGCCGAGGCCGGCGACCTCATCGACATCGCCTACCGCACCCTCGACTCCCCGGTCGGCGACCTGCTCCTCGCTGCCACCCGGACCGGCCTGGTGCGGGTGGCCTTCCGGTCCGAGGGGTTCGACGCCGTCCTGGAGGATCTGGCGGAACGCTTCGGGGCGCGGGTCCTCGAGGCTCCGGCACGCCTGGATGCCGCGGCGATCCAGTTCCACGAGTATTTCCGGGGAGACCGCAGGTCCTTCGACCTGCCCCTGGACCGGAGCCTGTCGATCGGGTTCCGGGGAGAGGTCCAGGAGTGGCTGCCGCACATCGGCTACGGCCGCACCCTCAGCTACAAGGAGGTCGCCCGGCGGGTCGGACGTCCGAACGCGGTGCGGGCGGTGGGCACCGCATGCGCCCACAACCCGCTACCGGTCGTGGTGCCCTGCCACCGGGTGCTGCGCAGCGACGGGGGACTGGGCGGATATCTGGGCGGGCTGGAGGCCAAACGCACACTGCTGGCCCTGGAGGCCGCCTGA
- a CDS encoding RNA polymerase sigma factor: MKQPFERAVEQHGATVLRVCRAALGASPDADDAWSETFMAALRAWPGLDEDANVEAWLVRIAQHKTIDVVRARSRRPTPVADPPEGASRHGRPGDHDIWSLVGELPERQRLAIAYHYLGGLPHTETAALIGGSPDAVRRAASDGLKTLRRRLRPGTGDHS; the protein is encoded by the coding sequence ATGAAACAGCCCTTCGAGCGGGCCGTCGAACAGCACGGGGCCACCGTGCTGCGGGTCTGCCGGGCTGCGCTGGGCGCCAGCCCTGACGCCGATGACGCCTGGTCCGAGACCTTCATGGCGGCCCTGCGCGCCTGGCCCGGGCTCGACGAGGACGCCAATGTCGAGGCCTGGCTGGTGCGCATCGCCCAGCACAAGACGATCGACGTCGTCCGGGCGCGATCACGGCGTCCCACTCCGGTCGCCGATCCACCGGAAGGAGCCTCCCGGCATGGGCGGCCGGGGGACCACGACATCTGGTCCCTGGTCGGCGAGCTGCCCGAGCGCCAGCGCCTGGCGATCGCCTACCACTATCTCGGCGGCCTGCCGCACACCGAGACCGCCGCCCTCATCGGTGGCAGTCCCGATGCCGTGCGCAGGGCCGCCTCGGACGGCCTCAAGACCCTGAGGCGCCGGTTGCGGCCCGGAACAGGAGACCACTCATGA
- a CDS encoding histidine phosphatase family protein, with protein MSDGATDPNGLLVLIRHGETPWSRVGRHTGVTDLTLTDRGEQQARDQGSMLRGHRFAMVLCSPRLRARRTSALAGYPDPAIDEEAVEWDYGGYEGITTKQIIEMRGGEPWDVWHNGVIPGATPGETPEQVQARAQRVIDKCTDCLRQGEDVLLVAHGHFLRMLAVTWAGLPIEAGAILRLETGSVCELGYEHDRQAILRWNCPPDPRVDFS; from the coding sequence ATGTCTGACGGCGCAACCGATCCGAACGGACTGCTCGTACTGATCCGCCACGGGGAGACCCCGTGGAGCCGGGTCGGGAGGCACACCGGAGTGACCGATCTGACGCTCACTGACCGCGGCGAGCAGCAGGCCCGCGACCAGGGCTCGATGCTGCGGGGCCACCGCTTCGCGATGGTGCTGTGCAGCCCACGACTGCGGGCACGCCGTACCTCGGCACTCGCCGGCTATCCCGACCCCGCCATCGACGAGGAAGCGGTCGAGTGGGACTACGGCGGTTACGAGGGCATCACGACCAAGCAGATCATCGAGATGCGCGGCGGTGAGCCCTGGGACGTCTGGCACAACGGCGTCATCCCCGGGGCGACCCCGGGCGAGACCCCCGAGCAGGTGCAGGCCCGCGCCCAACGCGTCATCGACAAGTGCACCGACTGCCTGCGTCAGGGCGAGGATGTGCTACTGGTGGCCCACGGCCACTTCCTGCGGATGCTGGCGGTCACCTGGGCCGGCCTGCCGATCGAGGCCGGGGCGATCCTGAGGCTGGAGACCGGCAGCGTCTGCGAGCTCGGGTACGAGCACGACCGGCAGGCGATCCTGCGTTGGAACTGCCCGCCGGACCCGCGCGTCGACTTCAGCTGA
- a CDS encoding ABC transporter ATP-binding protein, producing the protein MSYPGMGPAVGGFRRRIDEKAQRAANAEAPAVENLGPRTLTLFAPYRGKIVATCLLVVASAALGVVPPLLVKRVFDQALFPAHAGPSMPLLGELVAAMVGLYLLSAGLNVLQTWLTSTVGNSVTGDLRVRLFEHLQAMELAFFTRTKTGVIQSRLQNDVGGVSSVLTSTLTSVLGNAVTVIASLVAMVLIDWRLTIVAVIIMPILVVVQRRVGQIRARIAGQTQESLSELTSITQETLSVSGVLLAKSFNRQAAEASRYRTENSNQIRLQVRRAMSGQGFFAVVQVLMSSVPAVIYLIAGWLIVDGHTGLTAGSIVAFTTVQARLLNPLVGLMRVALDVQTSQALFARIFEYLDLAPAVQDAEDAVDVTEAPGPRGRVEFDDVTFRYPDASPDSRPTLDHISFTVEPGQHVALVGPSGSGKSTIIYLAPRLYQASSGAVRFAGADVRELRGSSIIDDIGIVSQETYLFHATIAENLRYAKADATDAELVEACTAANIHHIIAGFEDGYDTVVGERGYRLSGGEKQRIAIARVLLKDPPVLLLDEATSALDTVAEHAVQQAIDEVAAGRTTITVAHRLSTIVDSDMIHVIDAGRIVERGTHADLIGAGGLYAELAAQQMSASRIEGAASADRPPHPERRADKCPDESPAELGTTTALLSSAITWEESEHGMRP; encoded by the coding sequence ATGAGCTATCCGGGAATGGGACCGGCGGTCGGCGGGTTCAGGCGCAGGATCGACGAGAAGGCCCAGCGCGCCGCCAACGCCGAGGCGCCCGCCGTCGAGAACCTCGGCCCCCGGACGCTGACCCTGTTCGCCCCCTATCGCGGGAAGATCGTCGCCACCTGCCTGCTGGTGGTCGCATCGGCCGCCCTCGGCGTCGTCCCTCCGCTGCTGGTCAAGAGAGTCTTCGACCAGGCCCTGTTCCCCGCCCACGCAGGTCCGTCGATGCCCCTGCTGGGAGAACTGGTTGCCGCCATGGTCGGGCTCTACCTGCTGTCGGCCGGCCTCAACGTGCTGCAGACCTGGCTCACGTCGACCGTCGGGAACTCGGTCACCGGTGACCTGAGAGTCCGCCTCTTCGAGCATCTCCAGGCCATGGAGCTGGCCTTCTTCACCCGGACGAAGACCGGTGTCATCCAGTCGAGACTTCAAAATGACGTCGGAGGGGTGTCCAGCGTCCTCACCTCCACCCTCACCTCCGTTCTGGGGAACGCCGTGACGGTGATCGCCTCCCTGGTGGCGATGGTGCTCATCGACTGGCGCCTCACGATCGTCGCGGTGATCATCATGCCGATCCTGGTGGTGGTGCAGCGGCGGGTCGGCCAGATCAGGGCGAGGATCGCCGGCCAGACCCAGGAGTCCCTCTCGGAGTTGACCTCCATCACCCAGGAGACCCTCTCGGTGTCCGGGGTGCTGCTGGCGAAATCCTTCAACCGGCAGGCCGCCGAGGCATCCCGGTACCGTACCGAGAACAGCAATCAGATCCGGCTGCAGGTGCGCCGGGCCATGAGCGGCCAGGGATTCTTCGCCGTCGTGCAGGTGCTGATGTCCTCGGTGCCCGCCGTCATCTACCTCATCGCCGGATGGCTCATCGTGGACGGCCACACCGGGCTGACCGCGGGCTCCATCGTGGCCTTCACCACCGTCCAGGCGCGTCTTCTCAACCCCCTGGTCGGGCTCATGAGGGTGGCCCTGGACGTCCAGACCTCCCAGGCGCTGTTCGCCCGGATCTTCGAATATCTGGACCTGGCTCCGGCCGTCCAGGATGCCGAGGACGCCGTCGACGTGACCGAGGCCCCCGGCCCGCGCGGCCGCGTCGAGTTCGACGACGTCACCTTCCGCTACCCGGACGCCTCCCCGGACTCCAGACCCACACTCGACCACATCAGCTTCACCGTCGAGCCCGGCCAGCACGTCGCCCTGGTCGGGCCGTCGGGGTCGGGGAAATCGACCATCATCTATCTGGCTCCCCGCCTCTACCAGGCCTCCTCCGGAGCGGTGCGCTTCGCGGGCGCCGACGTCCGCGAGCTGCGCGGGTCCTCCATCATCGACGACATCGGCATCGTCTCCCAGGAGACCTATCTGTTCCACGCGACCATCGCCGAGAACCTGCGCTACGCCAAGGCGGACGCCACCGACGCCGAGCTCGTCGAGGCCTGCACCGCCGCCAACATCCACCACATCATCGCCGGCTTCGAGGACGGCTACGACACCGTGGTGGGGGAGCGCGGATACCGTCTCTCTGGCGGAGAGAAGCAGCGGATCGCGATCGCCCGGGTGCTGCTCAAGGACCCGCCGGTCCTCCTTCTGGACGAGGCCACCTCCGCCCTCGACACCGTCGCCGAGCACGCCGTCCAGCAGGCCATCGACGAGGTCGCCGCCGGGCGCACGACGATCACCGTGGCCCACCGGCTGTCCACCATCGTCGACTCGGACATGATCCACGTCATCGACGCCGGACGGATCGTGGAACGGGGCACCCATGCCGACCTCATCGGGGCCGGAGGCCTGTACGCCGAGCTCGCCGCCCAGCAGATGTCGGCGTCCAGGATCGAGGGGGCGGCGTCGGCCGACCGGCCCCCGCACCCCGAGCGTCGCGCCGACAAGTGCCCCGATGAGAGCCCCGCCGAACTCGGGACGACCACCGCTCTGCTCTCCTCGGCGATCACCTGGGAGGAGTCCGAGCACGGAATGAGACCGTGA
- a CDS encoding aminoglycoside 3'-phosphotransferase: MSARIPETVAELAGEAPVELVWRNELGGLTYRVEAGGSVRYIKWQQAGDLAADERDDVDLLLESEKMRWAGRYIRVPRVLGVGADEHGSWLVTEGIEATPAVDPRWRSRPEDAVRAIATGLRRMHDALPVDTCPYRATWSTKYRAELPEAEHLVVCHGDPCMPNTLMDREGQFAGHVDLARLGVGDRWSDLAIATYSISWDINLGRNYDDLFLSTYGVEPDEERIRAYLALWDAPARDVSHGSAVPIIGE, translated from the coding sequence ATGAGCGCCCGGATCCCGGAGACAGTGGCCGAGCTGGCCGGGGAGGCCCCGGTTGAGCTCGTCTGGCGCAACGAACTGGGTGGCCTCACCTATCGAGTCGAAGCCGGCGGATCCGTCCGATACATCAAATGGCAGCAGGCCGGCGACCTGGCGGCCGATGAGCGCGACGACGTCGATCTGCTCCTGGAGTCCGAGAAGATGAGATGGGCCGGACGCTACATCCGCGTCCCGCGCGTCCTCGGCGTCGGCGCCGATGAGCACGGTTCCTGGTTGGTCACCGAGGGCATCGAGGCCACGCCTGCCGTCGATCCGCGCTGGCGGAGCCGCCCGGAGGACGCCGTGCGGGCCATCGCCACCGGGCTGCGGCGGATGCACGACGCGCTCCCGGTCGACACCTGTCCCTACCGGGCGACATGGTCGACGAAGTACCGGGCCGAGCTGCCCGAGGCCGAGCACCTGGTCGTCTGTCACGGAGACCCCTGCATGCCCAACACGCTGATGGACCGGGAGGGGCAGTTCGCCGGGCATGTGGACCTGGCCCGCCTGGGCGTCGGCGACCGGTGGTCGGATCTGGCGATCGCGACCTACAGCATCTCCTGGGACATCAACCTCGGGCGCAACTACGACGACCTCTTCCTGTCGACCTACGGCGTCGAACCCGATGAGGAACGCATCCGCGCGTACCTCGCGCTGTGGGACGCTCCCGCGCGGGACGTGAGTCACGGCTCGGCAGTTCCTATCATCGGGGAATGA
- a CDS encoding 2'-5' RNA ligase family protein yields MPSAVILSFPDLDAVIGDIPDRLDPSASWGIGAHVSLIYPFARARRITTELLETVKRVASATQPFEVRFDRTGWFGEETVWLGPAPQPRLDDVVARCLAAFPQYPPYGGEFDEFVAHLTLATGHSAQEAKDAEREVLPELPISTMATGLTVVAGAPEPGGFDVVGEYPFTAREDSLR; encoded by the coding sequence GTGCCCAGTGCTGTGATTCTCTCCTTCCCCGACCTCGATGCCGTGATCGGGGACATCCCCGACCGCCTGGACCCCTCGGCGTCATGGGGGATCGGGGCGCACGTGAGCCTGATCTACCCCTTCGCCCGGGCCCGCCGGATCACCACGGAGCTTCTCGAGACCGTGAAGAGGGTTGCATCGGCAACGCAACCCTTTGAGGTCCGGTTCGACCGTACCGGCTGGTTCGGCGAGGAGACGGTGTGGCTGGGGCCGGCGCCGCAGCCGAGGCTCGATGACGTCGTCGCCCGGTGCCTGGCGGCCTTCCCGCAGTACCCGCCCTACGGCGGGGAGTTCGACGAGTTCGTCGCGCACCTCACCCTCGCCACCGGACATTCCGCCCAGGAGGCGAAGGACGCCGAGCGTGAGGTGCTCCCCGAGCTGCCGATCAGCACCATGGCGACGGGCCTGACGGTGGTGGCCGGGGCTCCTGAACCGGGCGGGTTCGACGTCGTGGGGGAGTACCCCTTCACGGCGCGCGAGGACTCGCTGCGATGA
- a CDS encoding ADP-ribosylglycohydrolase family protein yields the protein MELSDEVKDRAAGVLLGQAAGDALGVPYEFAEPIRPGEAEMIGGGLGPYEPGEWSDDTQMALCIARVAAAADLTGPDALDEVAAAFIDWRPHGASDIGNQTAAVLGRARHNDGTRLWERMTAIATELAADGSAGNGGLMRTSVVGLAALGSTELTAEAARLVCSLTHAEQRCVESSVLWSLAVRNAVLTGEADVRCGLDHLPPERRDWWTARIEEAETRPPSDFTPNGYTVTAFQAAWASIHATRDADDRVTAALQLAISIGNDTDTVAAIAGGLLGAACGAARIPRGLAEQVHGWPGLDAKDLMGLGLAIAARPSGSGAA from the coding sequence ATGGAGCTTTCTGATGAGGTGAAGGATCGGGCGGCCGGCGTGCTGCTCGGCCAGGCGGCGGGCGACGCGCTCGGCGTCCCCTACGAGTTCGCGGAGCCGATCAGGCCCGGAGAGGCCGAGATGATCGGCGGCGGCCTGGGGCCCTACGAGCCCGGCGAGTGGTCCGACGACACCCAGATGGCGCTGTGCATCGCCCGGGTCGCCGCAGCCGCCGACCTCACTGGACCCGACGCGCTGGACGAGGTGGCCGCCGCATTCATCGACTGGAGGCCCCACGGCGCCTCCGACATCGGCAACCAGACGGCCGCCGTGCTCGGTCGGGCCCGCCACAATGACGGGACCCGCCTCTGGGAGCGGATGACCGCGATCGCCACCGAGCTGGCGGCTGACGGCAGCGCCGGGAACGGCGGACTCATGCGGACGTCGGTGGTCGGGCTGGCCGCCCTGGGCTCGACTGAACTCACCGCGGAGGCGGCGAGGCTCGTGTGCAGCCTCACCCATGCCGAGCAGCGATGCGTGGAGTCGTCGGTGCTGTGGTCCCTGGCGGTCCGCAACGCGGTGCTGACCGGCGAGGCCGACGTCCGCTGTGGCCTCGACCATCTTCCTCCAGAGCGCCGCGACTGGTGGACGGCGCGGATCGAGGAGGCCGAGACCCGGCCGCCGTCTGATTTCACCCCGAACGGCTACACCGTCACCGCCTTCCAGGCCGCCTGGGCCTCCATCCACGCCACCCGTGACGCCGATGATCGGGTGACGGCGGCCCTGCAGCTGGCGATCTCCATCGGCAACGACACCGACACGGTGGCGGCCATCGCGGGAGGCCTGCTCGGCGCTGCGTGCGGGGCGGCCCGGATCCCTCGCGGTCTGGCCGAGCAGGTGCACGGCTGGCCCGGGCTGGATGCGAAGGATCTGATGGGCCTAGGCCTGGCGATTGCCGCCCGACCCTCGGGTTCGGGTGCGGCGTGA
- a CDS encoding GyrI-like domain-containing protein, translating into MTGKVDFKKSLDSYRARAGRFRVAEVPPMQYLMVDGHGDPNTSPAYGQALEALYPVAYRIKFASKAAGRDYVVPPLEGLWWADDMDAFTSGRDKSKWDWTMMLLTPDWIGSDEVDAAVAAVAAKKPPDRLGDVRLEFLDEGLCVQTLHVGSFDDEGPVLERMHHEFIPANGLRMAGTHHEIYLADPRRTAPEKLRTLLRQPVIAGPAA; encoded by the coding sequence GTGACCGGGAAGGTCGACTTCAAGAAGTCGCTGGACTCCTACCGCGCCCGTGCGGGCCGGTTCCGGGTCGCCGAGGTGCCGCCAATGCAGTACCTCATGGTCGACGGGCACGGGGATCCGAACACCTCACCGGCATACGGTCAGGCCCTCGAAGCCCTCTACCCGGTGGCCTACAGGATCAAGTTCGCCAGCAAGGCGGCCGGGCGCGACTACGTGGTGCCGCCGTTGGAGGGGCTGTGGTGGGCCGATGACATGGACGCCTTCACCTCGGGACGCGACAAGTCGAAATGGGACTGGACGATGATGCTCCTGACCCCCGACTGGATCGGCTCCGACGAGGTCGACGCCGCCGTCGCCGCGGTTGCCGCGAAGAAGCCGCCGGACAGGCTGGGCGACGTCCGGCTGGAGTTCCTCGACGAAGGGCTGTGCGTCCAGACCCTCCACGTCGGATCCTTCGACGACGAGGGGCCGGTCCTGGAGCGGATGCATCACGAGTTCATTCCCGCCAACGGACTGCGGATGGCGGGAACCCATCACGAGATCTACCTCGCCGATCCGCGCCGCACGGCTCCCGAGAAGTTGCGGACCCTGCTGCGCCAGCCCGTCATCGCAGGTCCAGCCGCATGA
- a CDS encoding dihydrofolate reductase family protein translates to MGTLSYTATISIDGYAADGEGDFQWSAPDSDVFDFHLERMAKVSTEILGRKAYLLMRYWEQEPTDEQWTEAEHEFARRWQGLDIVAASSTLTAAELAPAHGLVPHLDLDEIRRIVEDADGEVEIFGPTVAADAIRAGMVQDFGIFVVPKVVGGGLRALPDDVRLDLDLAEHRIFDNGTAYLHYTPHTVGP, encoded by the coding sequence ATGGGAACTTTGAGCTACACCGCCACCATCTCCATCGACGGCTATGCGGCCGACGGCGAGGGCGACTTCCAGTGGTCGGCACCCGACAGCGACGTCTTCGACTTCCACCTCGAACGCATGGCGAAGGTCTCCACTGAGATTCTCGGACGCAAGGCCTACCTGCTGATGAGGTACTGGGAGCAGGAGCCGACCGACGAGCAGTGGACCGAGGCCGAGCACGAATTCGCCCGCCGATGGCAGGGCCTCGACATCGTCGCGGCATCCTCGACGCTGACAGCTGCCGAGCTGGCTCCCGCCCACGGACTGGTGCCGCACCTCGACCTGGACGAGATCAGGCGAATCGTGGAGGATGCCGACGGTGAGGTCGAGATCTTCGGCCCCACCGTCGCGGCCGACGCGATCCGAGCCGGCATGGTGCAGGACTTCGGGATCTTCGTCGTGCCGAAGGTCGTCGGCGGAGGTCTACGGGCCCTGCCGGACGACGTCCGACTCGATCTCGACCTTGCCGAGCACCGGATCTTCGACAACGGGACCGCGTACCTCCACTACACGCCGCATACGGTGGGGCCATGA